The following are encoded together in the Anaeromyxobacter diazotrophicus genome:
- the sppA gene encoding signal peptide peptidase SppA → MSPCVKLAAALAAALPLAAAAQTANLQGRALGAPGGLAVPGLSLAGAEEPTAVQLNPAGTGFVAAPTLQYFHEGRRGTGLGEDGFWLTVPAFGLVPTLAMEWIRPQDGGGARFRKTTFALALPAGQLASLAVAGNFYSSPDPALQKLWSLDAGLTLRPTRHLSLGLAVRGMNAELSGRRLPIGYDLGAATRLLGDGLTLSADLLSDDQGRGDLIARAVALGVGVELASGLGLRGQLQLPAHAGQTGPYGQVYGQLALVLDAPHAGVTLGGGGGQGMDQSWVVGARLSAERYRGRGFIPQPVPNLDLARALSRSRSLLFPVDRDRWGALLARLRQVRDDPSVPGLVVRIDDLPVGHARAEELRRLLLEVKARKPVVAYLAGGGLKEYHLATAATAVLVPPSAALFPAGLASTTPFLARGLGKLGVTFDVVAVGRYKSAPDPLVREDMSEAQREVTEAVQADVFDREVRAVAEARHLPEARVRELVDTGVFSADEARQAGLVDGLAWPDELELAVAARVGHRVRLAAGLDESPPRAAQRWGPRHKIAVVRVEGAIAAGRSRSAPLGDDGIAGAETIAALVKRAAGDREVAAIVLRVDSPGGDGLASDLIWREVVQARRAGKPVVASMGDLAASGGYLVSVAADAIVAEPSTLTGSIGVFALKPDLSGLLGKLGVSTVTVKRGRHADLQSFTRRWTEEERALVEREVRAFYGVFVSRVAEGRHLGREAVEQVAQGRVWTGAQALERGLVDALGTFDDAVRLAKERAGLPADEEVELAAFEPEHGFLGDLAGGLELQADAGPLDAIARLPELRAVSLLLEVGPLVALPPGWFGAWEGSGAGQEPGAEAGPGPR, encoded by the coding sequence ATGTCACCTTGCGTCAAGCTCGCCGCCGCGCTCGCCGCCGCCCTCCCGCTCGCCGCGGCCGCCCAGACGGCGAACCTGCAGGGCCGCGCGCTGGGCGCCCCGGGCGGTCTGGCCGTCCCCGGCCTCTCCCTCGCCGGCGCCGAGGAGCCCACCGCCGTCCAGCTCAACCCGGCCGGCACCGGCTTCGTGGCCGCCCCCACCCTCCAGTACTTCCACGAGGGGCGCCGCGGGACGGGGCTGGGCGAGGACGGGTTCTGGCTCACCGTGCCGGCGTTCGGGCTCGTGCCCACGCTCGCCATGGAGTGGATCCGCCCCCAGGACGGCGGCGGCGCGCGCTTCCGCAAGACCACCTTCGCGCTCGCCCTCCCCGCCGGCCAGCTCGCCTCGCTGGCGGTGGCGGGCAACTTCTACTCCTCCCCCGATCCGGCGCTGCAGAAGCTGTGGAGCCTCGACGCGGGCCTCACGCTGCGCCCCACCCGCCACCTCTCCCTCGGCCTCGCGGTGCGCGGGATGAACGCGGAGCTCTCGGGCCGGCGCCTGCCCATCGGCTACGACCTGGGCGCCGCGACGCGGCTGCTCGGCGACGGCCTCACCCTCTCCGCCGACCTCCTCTCCGACGATCAGGGGCGCGGCGACCTCATCGCGCGGGCGGTCGCGCTCGGGGTCGGGGTCGAGCTCGCCTCCGGGCTCGGGCTGCGCGGGCAGCTCCAGCTCCCCGCCCACGCCGGCCAGACCGGCCCCTACGGCCAGGTCTACGGCCAGCTGGCCCTCGTCCTCGACGCGCCGCACGCCGGCGTGACGCTCGGCGGCGGTGGGGGCCAGGGGATGGACCAGAGCTGGGTCGTCGGCGCCCGCCTCTCCGCCGAGCGGTACCGCGGGCGCGGGTTCATCCCGCAGCCGGTGCCGAACCTCGACCTGGCCCGCGCGCTGTCGCGCTCGCGCTCGCTCCTCTTCCCGGTGGACCGCGACCGCTGGGGCGCCCTCTTGGCGCGGCTCCGGCAGGTGCGGGACGACCCGAGCGTGCCGGGGCTGGTGGTGCGCATCGACGACCTGCCGGTGGGCCACGCGCGGGCCGAGGAGCTCCGGCGCCTGTTGCTGGAGGTGAAGGCGAGGAAGCCGGTCGTGGCCTACCTCGCCGGCGGCGGGCTGAAGGAGTACCACCTCGCCACCGCCGCCACCGCGGTGCTGGTGCCCCCCTCCGCCGCGCTCTTCCCCGCCGGCCTCGCCTCGACGACGCCGTTCCTGGCGCGCGGCCTGGGCAAGCTCGGCGTGACCTTCGACGTGGTCGCCGTCGGCCGGTACAAGAGCGCGCCCGACCCGCTCGTGCGCGAGGACATGAGCGAGGCGCAGCGCGAGGTCACCGAGGCGGTGCAGGCCGACGTCTTCGACCGCGAGGTGCGCGCCGTCGCCGAGGCGCGCCACCTCCCCGAGGCGCGCGTGCGCGAGCTGGTCGACACCGGCGTGTTCAGCGCCGACGAGGCGCGGCAGGCCGGGCTCGTGGACGGGCTCGCCTGGCCCGACGAGCTCGAGCTGGCGGTCGCCGCCCGGGTCGGGCACCGGGTGCGGCTCGCGGCCGGGCTCGACGAGTCGCCGCCGCGCGCCGCCCAGCGCTGGGGGCCGCGGCACAAGATCGCCGTGGTGCGGGTCGAGGGCGCCATCGCCGCCGGCCGGAGCCGGTCCGCGCCGCTCGGCGACGACGGCATCGCCGGCGCCGAGACCATCGCTGCCCTGGTGAAGCGGGCGGCGGGCGATCGGGAGGTCGCGGCGATCGTGCTGCGCGTCGACTCGCCAGGCGGCGACGGCCTCGCCTCCGACCTCATCTGGCGCGAGGTGGTGCAGGCGCGCCGGGCCGGCAAGCCGGTGGTGGCCTCCATGGGCGACCTCGCGGCCAGCGGCGGCTACCTCGTCTCGGTGGCGGCCGACGCCATCGTGGCCGAGCCCTCCACCCTCACCGGCTCGATCGGCGTCTTCGCGCTCAAGCCGGACCTGTCCGGCCTGCTCGGCAAGCTCGGGGTCTCCACCGTCACCGTGAAGCGCGGCCGCCACGCCGACCTGCAGTCGTTCACCCGCCGCTGGACCGAGGAGGAGCGGGCGCTGGTCGAGCGGGAGGTGCGCGCCTTCTACGGCGTGTTCGTCTCGCGCGTGGCCGAGGGGCGGCACCTCGGGCGCGAGGCGGTCGAGCAGGTGGCCCAGGGCCGGGTGTGGACGGGCGCCCAGGCGCTCGAGCGCGGGCTGGTGGACGCGCTCGGTACGTTCGACGACGCGGTCCGGCTGGCGAAGGAGCGCGCCGGACTCCCCGCGGACGAGGAGGTCGAGCTCGCCGCGTTCGAGCCGGAGCACGGCTTCCTGGGCGACCTCGCCGGCGGCCTGGAGCTGCAGGCGGACGCGGGCCCGCTCGACGCCATCGCCCGCCTCCCGGAGCTGCGCGCGGTGTCCCTCCTGCTCGAGGTTGGCCCGCTGGTGGCGCTCCCGCCGGGCTGGTTCGGCGCCTGGGAAGGAAGCGGCGCCGGGCAGGAGCCCGGCGCGGAGGCGGGGCCCGGGCCGAGGTGA
- the rho gene encoding transcription termination factor Rho, with the protein MTENEQTPPAGDAPAPAAPVSEQPAAAAAGDGQGGGAPQGAPGQPGQGRRRRRRRGRRGRGAQPGQPGQQGAPNGQAQAPSAAAGPATAGGAPQPQGQPEQTEEVEGVLQFEGKGVGWLRDPKRSYLPQSLDVEVPRWLVERMHLQPGVLVKGVATVRNMKRILSRVDQVEGTDPLAVARRTHFQNLTATDPTEKLLMETRPDEMVGRVLDLIAPIGLGARALITSPPKAGKTIMLQRIAQAITGNRPDVHLMVLLVDERPEELTDMRRNVQGEVIGSSNDRPAEEHIHAAEMAMERARRLVEGGKDVVVLLDSITRLARAYNREIESSGRTLTGGVDSRALERPKRLFGSARKAEEGGSLTIIGTALIDTGSRMDEVIFEEFKGTGNMEVVLSRQLAERRIFPAIDIAASGTRKEEKLFLPKEIEKIRKLRGALASLKPVEAMERLLKKLSEFDSNDEFLASF; encoded by the coding sequence ATGACCGAGAACGAGCAGACCCCGCCCGCGGGTGACGCGCCCGCTCCCGCCGCCCCAGTCTCCGAGCAGCCCGCCGCCGCAGCCGCCGGCGACGGCCAGGGTGGAGGCGCGCCGCAGGGCGCCCCCGGCCAGCCCGGTCAGGGCCGCCGCCGCCGCCGCCGCCGCGGGCGCCGCGGGCGCGGTGCCCAGCCCGGCCAGCCGGGTCAGCAGGGCGCGCCCAACGGCCAGGCGCAGGCGCCGTCCGCCGCGGCCGGGCCGGCGACCGCCGGCGGCGCGCCGCAGCCGCAGGGCCAGCCCGAGCAGACCGAGGAGGTCGAGGGCGTCCTCCAGTTCGAGGGCAAGGGGGTGGGCTGGCTGCGCGACCCGAAGCGCAGCTACCTCCCGCAGTCGCTCGACGTCGAGGTGCCGCGCTGGCTGGTGGAGCGCATGCACCTGCAGCCGGGCGTGCTCGTGAAGGGCGTGGCGACGGTCCGCAACATGAAGCGGATCCTGTCGCGCGTCGACCAGGTGGAGGGGACCGATCCCCTCGCCGTGGCGCGGCGGACCCACTTCCAGAACCTCACCGCCACCGATCCGACCGAGAAGCTCCTCATGGAGACGCGGCCGGACGAGATGGTCGGCCGGGTGCTCGACCTCATCGCGCCCATCGGCCTCGGCGCCCGCGCGCTCATCACCTCGCCGCCCAAGGCCGGCAAGACCATCATGCTGCAGCGGATCGCCCAGGCGATCACCGGCAACCGGCCGGACGTGCACCTCATGGTGCTGCTCGTCGACGAGCGCCCCGAGGAGCTCACCGACATGCGGCGCAACGTGCAGGGCGAGGTGATCGGCTCGTCCAACGACCGGCCCGCCGAGGAGCACATCCACGCCGCCGAGATGGCGATGGAGCGCGCCCGCCGGCTGGTCGAGGGCGGCAAGGACGTCGTCGTCCTGCTCGACTCCATCACCCGCCTCGCCCGCGCCTACAACCGCGAGATCGAGTCCTCCGGCCGCACCCTGACCGGCGGCGTCGACAGCCGGGCCCTGGAGCGCCCGAAGCGGCTCTTCGGCTCCGCCCGCAAGGCCGAGGAGGGCGGGTCGCTCACCATCATCGGGACCGCGCTCATCGACACCGGCTCGCGGATGGACGAGGTGATCTTCGAGGAGTTCAAGGGCACCGGCAACATGGAGGTGGTGCTCTCCCGCCAGCTCGCCGAGCGGCGCATCTTCCCCGCCATCGACATCGCCGCCTCGGGGACGCGCAAGGAGGAGAAGCTCTTCCTCCCCAAGGAGATCGAGAAGATCCGCAAGCTGCGCGGCGCGCTCGCCTCCCTGAAGCCGGTCGAGGCGATGGAGCGACTCCTCAAGAAGCTCTCCGAGTTCGACTCGAACGACGAGTTCCTCGCCAGCTTCTAG
- a CDS encoding HD domain-containing phosphohydrolase — protein MGQDRVFIVDDDELILRALARILDGAGFRTRCYVSPEEALAALDRDPPAVIISDYMMPTMDGVTFLKQARARLPDAARILCTAAEDFRVALQAVNSGEVYRIISKPWHQQELLATVTQAIDAARLRRENERLTGEVQRQNDQLREINLRLEEMVRERTQALLEGLISALDYRDAETQWHSRRVSLYARRLAQQLGIGEPEITTIEHGALLHDIGKIGVRDGVLLKPGPLADDEWIEMKRHPELGWHLLQRVDYLRTASIIVLQHQERWDGQGYPARLRGEEIVVGARIFHVVDTLDAMTSDRPYRRARPLADARAEVLRCRGTQFDPAVVDAFLAVPPEEWERIRLDVETVAVLSADLAERPPLAVRDVPRSPPDLLARRTQA, from the coding sequence ATGGGCCAAGACCGCGTCTTCATCGTCGACGACGACGAGCTCATCCTTCGCGCGCTGGCCCGGATCCTCGACGGAGCCGGGTTCCGCACCCGCTGCTACGTCTCGCCCGAGGAGGCGCTGGCGGCGCTCGATCGCGACCCGCCGGCCGTCATCATCTCGGACTACATGATGCCGACGATGGACGGCGTCACGTTCCTCAAGCAGGCGCGCGCGCGCCTGCCGGACGCCGCCCGCATCCTCTGCACCGCCGCCGAGGACTTCCGGGTGGCGCTGCAGGCGGTCAACTCCGGCGAGGTCTACCGGATCATCTCGAAGCCGTGGCACCAGCAGGAGCTGCTCGCCACGGTCACGCAGGCCATCGACGCCGCCCGGCTGCGCCGCGAGAACGAGCGCCTCACGGGCGAGGTGCAGCGCCAGAACGACCAGCTGCGCGAGATCAACCTGCGCCTGGAGGAGATGGTGCGGGAGCGCACCCAGGCCCTGCTCGAGGGGCTCATCTCCGCCCTCGACTACCGCGACGCCGAGACGCAGTGGCACTCGCGCCGCGTCTCGCTCTACGCGCGCCGCCTGGCCCAGCAGCTCGGGATCGGCGAGCCCGAGATCACCACCATCGAACACGGCGCCCTGCTCCACGACATCGGCAAGATCGGAGTGCGCGACGGCGTGCTCCTCAAGCCCGGCCCGCTGGCCGACGACGAGTGGATCGAGATGAAGCGCCACCCGGAGCTGGGGTGGCACCTCTTGCAGCGGGTGGACTACCTGCGCACCGCCTCGATCATCGTGCTGCAGCACCAGGAGCGCTGGGACGGCCAGGGCTATCCGGCGCGGCTGCGCGGCGAGGAGATCGTCGTCGGGGCGCGCATCTTCCACGTGGTGGACACGCTCGACGCCATGACCAGCGATCGGCCGTACCGCCGCGCCCGCCCGCTCGCCGACGCGCGCGCCGAGGTGCTGCGCTGCCGGGGCACCCAGTTCGACCCGGCGGTGGTGGACGCGTTCCTGGCGGTGCCGCCGGAGGAGTGGGAGCGCATCCGCCTCGACGTGGAGACCGTGGCGGTGCTCTCGGCCGACCTGGCCGAGCGCCCGCCGCTCGCCGTGAGAGACGTCCCCCGCAGTCCCCCCGACCTGCTCGCCCGGAGAACGCAAGCATGA
- a CDS encoding serine/threonine-protein kinase, with translation MRDPVPFGRYLLLDRVAAGAMAEVFVARVAEGEGAGRLVAVKRLWSTLAEDPALVTMFLDEARIAVQLDHPCVARVDDLGQHGASYYLAMEYVPGKDLEALLAALSARGERLSPALAAFVAERVAAALAHAHARRDGAGRALGVVHRDVSPRNVLLSFAGEVKLADFGLAQAGLRGAPEQPGVVRGRAGYVSPEQARGGEVDARSDLFSLGVVLHEMLTGRPLFSGGGDLLALERAAEEPVPSPRELAPEVPRALAAVVLEALARDPARRPPSAEALRERLAPHADPDGPARLAAVLAERFPDDLARERERALPR, from the coding sequence ATGCGCGACCCCGTCCCCTTCGGCCGGTACCTGCTGCTCGACCGCGTCGCGGCCGGGGCGATGGCGGAGGTGTTCGTGGCGCGGGTGGCCGAGGGGGAGGGTGCCGGCCGGCTGGTGGCGGTGAAGCGGCTCTGGTCGACCCTGGCGGAGGACCCGGCGCTCGTGACCATGTTCCTCGACGAGGCGCGGATCGCGGTCCAGCTCGACCACCCCTGCGTGGCGCGGGTGGACGACCTCGGCCAGCACGGCGCGAGCTACTACCTCGCCATGGAGTACGTCCCGGGGAAAGACCTCGAGGCGCTCCTGGCGGCCCTCTCCGCGCGGGGGGAGCGGCTGTCGCCGGCGCTGGCGGCCTTCGTGGCGGAGCGCGTGGCGGCCGCGCTCGCGCACGCCCACGCGCGCCGCGACGGCGCGGGGCGGGCGCTCGGCGTCGTCCACCGCGACGTCTCGCCGCGCAACGTGCTCCTCTCCTTCGCCGGAGAGGTGAAGCTGGCCGACTTCGGGCTGGCCCAGGCGGGCCTGCGCGGCGCGCCGGAGCAGCCGGGCGTGGTGCGCGGCCGGGCCGGCTACGTCAGCCCGGAGCAGGCGCGGGGGGGCGAGGTGGACGCGCGCTCCGACCTCTTCTCCCTGGGGGTGGTGCTGCACGAGATGCTCACCGGGCGGCCGCTCTTCTCCGGCGGCGGCGACCTCCTGGCGCTGGAGCGGGCGGCCGAGGAGCCGGTGCCGTCGCCGCGCGAGCTCGCGCCGGAGGTCCCGCGGGCGCTGGCCGCGGTCGTGCTGGAGGCGCTGGCGCGCGATCCCGCGCGCCGCCCGCCCTCCGCCGAGGCGCTGCGCGAGCGACTCGCGCCACACGCCGACCCGGACGGCCCGGCGCGGCTCGCGGCGGTGCTGGCGGAGCGCTTCCCGGACGACCTCGCGCGCGAGCGCGAGCGCGCCCTGCCGCGCTGA
- a CDS encoding exodeoxyribonuclease III — protein MKLVTWNVNGVRAREAQLRELAERERPDVVCLQEIKATPAQIPALLFDPAGYWAYWHGASAYSGVALHVRRELAPARPAFAHPPFDHECRVVTVELGPLTVASIYVPNGGKDFPAKLRFLAALEAWTEAEHARGRQLLLCGDLNVARAEVDVHPKERKPGAIGQRPDERALFAELLGHGLVDTARRLHPDDDALFTWWAPWRSLRQRNIGWRIDYVLASEALAPRLTRCDSLREFGTSDHAPVVVELA, from the coding sequence GTGAAGCTCGTCACCTGGAACGTGAACGGGGTGCGCGCCCGCGAGGCGCAGCTGCGCGAGCTCGCCGAGCGGGAGCGCCCGGACGTGGTCTGCCTGCAGGAGATCAAGGCGACGCCGGCGCAGATCCCGGCGCTGCTGTTCGACCCCGCCGGCTACTGGGCGTACTGGCACGGCGCGTCCGCCTACTCGGGGGTGGCGCTGCACGTCCGCCGCGAGCTCGCGCCGGCGCGGCCCGCCTTCGCGCACCCGCCGTTCGACCACGAATGCCGCGTGGTCACGGTCGAGCTGGGCCCGCTCACGGTGGCCTCGATCTACGTGCCGAACGGCGGCAAGGACTTCCCCGCCAAGCTGCGCTTCCTCGCCGCGCTCGAGGCCTGGACCGAGGCGGAGCACGCGCGCGGCCGGCAGCTCCTCCTCTGCGGCGACCTCAACGTGGCGCGCGCCGAGGTGGACGTGCACCCCAAGGAGCGCAAGCCCGGCGCCATCGGCCAGCGGCCCGACGAGCGCGCCCTGTTCGCGGAGCTGCTGGGCCACGGCCTCGTCGACACCGCGCGGCGCCTCCACCCCGACGACGACGCGCTCTTCACCTGGTGGGCCCCCTGGCGCAGCCTCCGCCAGCGCAACATCGGCTGGCGCATCGACTACGTGCTCGCCAGCGAGGCGCTCGCGCCGCGCCTCACCCGCTGCGACAGCCTGCGCGAGTTCGGCACGAGCGACCACGCCCCGGTGGTCGTCGAGCTCGCCTGA
- a CDS encoding HNH endonuclease produces the protein MTDARALSRRIASLLAEERNRLADFLVALADFDRQRGWGTLGYAPLFQYLERELRLTSSAAARRMTAAALVQRFPAVVEPLRDGRVCMSVVYELSKALTPENAEEVLPRFYGLSKRGAEALVAELSPVANPPRREVVTAVVRAAPPCAPAAAEALVPERTSPAKSERVQPDADLFSAPARPRDEVVPLDADLRRYHVTLSKAFLAKLDAAKDALSHAIPDGDTEAVLTAALDLLLEKTARRRGLVKRPRPAPQKPSADPRHVPAAVAREAWKRDGGRCSFRLPDGSVCGSTKRLELDHIHPVALGGRSTADNLRVACWDHNSLHAEHVFGRKHMDQYRKDADRSAPSTAAGGSTSGACGEGAQTAGAT, from the coding sequence ATGACCGACGCCCGCGCCCTCTCCCGCCGCATCGCCTCGCTCCTCGCCGAGGAGCGGAACCGACTCGCCGACTTTCTCGTCGCCCTGGCGGACTTCGACCGCCAGCGCGGGTGGGGCACGCTCGGCTACGCCCCGCTCTTCCAGTACCTCGAGCGCGAGCTCCGGCTCACGAGCAGCGCCGCCGCTCGTCGGATGACCGCGGCTGCGCTCGTCCAGCGCTTCCCCGCCGTGGTGGAGCCGCTCCGCGACGGCCGCGTCTGCATGTCGGTCGTCTACGAACTCTCGAAGGCGCTCACTCCGGAGAACGCGGAGGAGGTGCTGCCGCGCTTCTACGGCCTCTCGAAGCGCGGGGCGGAGGCGCTCGTCGCCGAGCTCAGTCCGGTCGCGAATCCGCCGCGCCGCGAGGTGGTCACGGCCGTCGTGCGGGCCGCTCCGCCGTGTGCGCCCGCAGCGGCGGAGGCGCTTGTACCCGAACGGACTTCGCCGGCGAAGTCCGAAAGGGTACAGCCAGACGCAGACCTCTTCTCCGCGCCGGCTCGCCCGCGCGACGAGGTGGTGCCCCTCGACGCCGACCTCCGCCGCTACCACGTCACCCTCTCGAAGGCGTTCCTCGCCAAGCTCGACGCCGCCAAGGACGCGCTCTCCCACGCCATCCCCGACGGCGACACCGAGGCGGTGCTCACCGCCGCGCTCGACCTCCTCCTCGAGAAGACCGCCCGACGGCGCGGCCTCGTGAAGCGGCCGCGGCCGGCGCCTCAGAAGCCCTCCGCCGACCCGCGCCACGTCCCGGCGGCGGTGGCGCGGGAAGCGTGGAAGCGGGACGGCGGCCGCTGCAGCTTCCGCCTGCCGGACGGGAGCGTCTGCGGCTCGACGAAGCGACTCGAGCTCGACCACATCCACCCGGTGGCGCTCGGCGGGCGCAGCACCGCCGACAACCTGAGAGTGGCTTGCTGGGATCACAACTCCCTGCACGCGGAGCACGTCTTTGGCCGGAAGCACATGGACCAGTACCGGAAGGACGCGGACCGGAGCGCTCCATCCACCGCCGCTGGCGGAAGCACTTCTGGGGCGTGCGGCGAGGGCGCGCAGACCGCTGGCGCGACGTGA
- the cutA gene encoding divalent-cation tolerance protein CutA: protein MTDALVVLVTAPDAEAAARLARTLVEEQLAACGNVVPGVRSIYRWEGKVCDDQEALLVLKAPAGRFPELRDRILALHPYQVPEVIALRVEEGSERYLAWLAESGR from the coding sequence GTGACGGACGCCCTGGTGGTGCTGGTCACGGCGCCCGACGCCGAGGCGGCGGCGCGCCTGGCGAGGACGCTCGTCGAGGAGCAGCTCGCCGCCTGCGGCAACGTCGTGCCCGGGGTGCGATCGATCTACCGCTGGGAGGGCAAGGTCTGCGACGACCAGGAGGCGCTGCTCGTGCTCAAGGCGCCCGCCGGGCGGTTCCCGGAGCTGCGCGATCGGATCCTGGCGCTGCACCCGTACCAGGTGCCGGAGGTGATCGCGCTGCGGGTGGAGGAGGGGAGCGAGCGGTACCTGGCGTGGCTCGCCGAGAGCGGGCGGTGA
- a CDS encoding acyl-CoA dehydrogenase family protein, which produces MPVAFEPFTEDHRAFRKTVRELCERELAPHARAWDEAGLFPRELFQRFGELGYFGIRHPERWGGSGLDYWYVVAYVEELARSRSAGLNMAMLVQGEMATPVIADLGTDEQKREFLAPALRGEKIAALAISEPDAGSDVAALRTTARRDGDDLVVNGSKTWITNGTRADFLTLAVRTGEAGYGGLSLLTFPTDVKGYAVSKKLEKVGNLASDTALLFFDDCRVPRRYLLGEENQGFVHIMQNFQGERLAAALMAVAAMDLMLEDTLAYGRERRAFGRPLVSMQVWRHKLAEHRSSVEAARWLAYRAADLFARGEPAVKEISMAKLVACDLAQRVAYDCMQLHGGMGYVVETDVARAWRDVRLLTIAGGASEIMKEIVAKAEGL; this is translated from the coding sequence ATGCCCGTCGCCTTCGAGCCCTTCACCGAGGATCACCGCGCGTTCCGCAAGACGGTCCGCGAGCTGTGCGAGCGCGAGCTCGCCCCGCACGCGCGCGCCTGGGACGAGGCGGGCCTCTTCCCGCGCGAGCTCTTCCAGCGCTTCGGGGAGCTGGGGTACTTCGGCATCCGTCACCCGGAGCGGTGGGGCGGGTCCGGCCTCGACTACTGGTACGTGGTGGCGTACGTCGAGGAGCTGGCCCGCTCGCGCTCGGCCGGGCTCAACATGGCCATGCTGGTCCAGGGCGAGATGGCGACGCCGGTCATCGCCGACCTCGGGACGGACGAGCAGAAGCGGGAGTTCCTGGCGCCGGCGCTGCGGGGCGAGAAGATCGCGGCGCTCGCCATCTCGGAGCCGGACGCGGGGTCGGACGTCGCGGCCCTCCGCACCACCGCCCGGCGCGACGGGGACGACCTGGTGGTGAACGGCAGCAAGACCTGGATCACGAACGGCACCCGCGCCGACTTCCTCACCCTCGCGGTCCGCACCGGGGAGGCGGGGTACGGCGGGCTGTCCCTCCTCACCTTCCCGACGGACGTGAAGGGCTACGCGGTCTCGAAGAAGCTGGAGAAGGTGGGGAACCTCGCCTCCGACACCGCGCTCCTCTTCTTCGACGACTGCCGCGTGCCGCGGCGGTACCTGCTGGGCGAGGAGAACCAGGGCTTCGTCCACATCATGCAGAACTTCCAGGGCGAGCGGCTGGCGGCGGCCCTGATGGCGGTGGCGGCGATGGACCTCATGCTGGAGGACACCCTCGCCTACGGCCGCGAGCGGCGCGCCTTCGGCCGCCCGCTCGTGTCGATGCAGGTGTGGCGCCACAAGCTCGCCGAGCACCGCTCCTCGGTCGAGGCCGCGCGCTGGCTCGCCTACCGGGCCGCCGACCTGTTCGCGCGCGGCGAGCCGGCGGTGAAGGAGATCTCGATGGCGAAGCTGGTGGCCTGCGACCTGGCGCAGCGGGTCGCCTACGATTGCATGCAGCTCCACGGCGGGATGGGATACGTGGTGGAGACCGACGTCGCGCGCGCCTGGCGCGACGTCCGGCTGCTCACCATCGCCGGAGGCGCGAGCGAGATCATGAAGGAGATCGTGGCGAAGGCGGAGGGGCTGTGA
- a CDS encoding PQQ-dependent sugar dehydrogenase has product MRALLALPALALLALSTPVAKRGAAASGSWRGDAPGVRRHLTAADLPAPYATRSAGNGPDVVPAPPGAALRAPEGFAVARFASGLENPRALRVAPNGDLFVAETAAGRIRVLRAGPGAWKAERAETFAKGLDGPFGMAFYPPGAAPAWLYVAEENRVVRYAYQPGDLAARGPPEVVVASFSPATGGHSTRDVAFSADGRRMFVSVGSASNAGEEMGTKSREEAARWDAANAPGAAWGDEARRADVLAFAPGGGGGKVFATGLRNCVGLAVHPRTGDLWCAVNERDGLGDDLVPDFATRVREGAFYGWPWYYLGANEDPRRRGERPDLAGKATLPDVLFQAHSASLQLAFYDPPAGAPAAFPEAWRGDGFAAFHGSWNRTERTGYKVVRLLLKDGVPTGEYEDFLTGFVVDDARVWGRPVGVAVARDGALLVSEDGNGTIWRVAPGPGSGGGTGAARPAGSGGGCGG; this is encoded by the coding sequence GTGCGCGCCCTCCTCGCCCTGCCCGCGCTGGCGCTCCTGGCGCTGTCCACGCCCGTGGCGAAGCGCGGCGCGGCGGCCTCGGGGAGCTGGCGGGGCGATGCGCCGGGGGTGCGACGCCACCTGACCGCGGCCGACCTGCCGGCGCCCTACGCCACGCGCTCGGCGGGCAACGGCCCCGACGTCGTGCCCGCGCCGCCGGGGGCCGCGCTCCGCGCCCCGGAGGGCTTCGCGGTGGCGCGCTTCGCGAGCGGGCTCGAGAACCCGCGCGCCCTGCGCGTCGCGCCGAACGGCGACCTGTTCGTGGCGGAGACGGCGGCCGGCCGGATCCGGGTGCTGCGCGCCGGCCCCGGGGCGTGGAAGGCCGAGCGCGCCGAGACCTTCGCGAAGGGCCTCGACGGACCGTTCGGGATGGCCTTCTACCCGCCGGGCGCCGCGCCCGCCTGGCTGTACGTGGCCGAGGAGAACCGGGTGGTGCGGTACGCCTACCAGCCCGGCGACCTGGCCGCGCGCGGGCCGCCGGAGGTGGTGGTGGCGAGCTTCTCGCCCGCGACCGGCGGCCACTCCACCCGCGACGTGGCCTTCTCGGCCGACGGCCGGCGCATGTTCGTGTCGGTCGGCTCGGCCTCGAACGCGGGGGAGGAGATGGGGACGAAGTCCCGCGAGGAGGCGGCGCGCTGGGACGCCGCGAACGCGCCCGGCGCGGCCTGGGGCGACGAGGCGCGGCGCGCCGACGTGCTCGCCTTCGCGCCGGGCGGCGGCGGCGGCAAGGTCTTCGCGACCGGCCTGCGCAACTGCGTCGGTCTGGCGGTCCACCCGCGCACCGGCGACCTGTGGTGCGCGGTGAACGAGCGCGACGGCCTGGGCGACGATCTCGTCCCGGACTTCGCGACCCGCGTCCGCGAGGGGGCCTTCTACGGCTGGCCCTGGTACTACCTGGGCGCGAACGAGGACCCGCGCCGCCGCGGCGAGCGGCCCGACCTGGCCGGGAAGGCGACCCTGCCGGACGTGCTCTTCCAGGCGCACTCCGCCTCGCTGCAGCTCGCGTTCTACGACCCGCCGGCGGGCGCGCCCGCCGCCTTCCCGGAGGCGTGGCGCGGCGACGGCTTCGCCGCCTTCCACGGCTCGTGGAACCGCACCGAGCGCACCGGCTACAAGGTCGTGCGCCTCCTCCTGAAGGACGGGGTCCCGACCGGCGAGTACGAGGACTTCCTGACCGGCTTCGTCGTGGACGACGCTCGCGTGTGGGGGCGGCCGGTGGGCGTGGCGGTGGCGCGGGACGGCGCGCTCCTCGTCAGCGAGGACGGCAACGGGACGATCTGGCGGGTCGCGCCGGGGCCGGGGTCGGGCGGAGGGACCGGAGCGGCCCGGCCGGCCGGGAGCGGCGGCGGCTGCGGCGGCTGA